A section of the Methanoregula formicica SMSP genome encodes:
- a CDS encoding TOBE domain-containing protein: protein MVKGKPKLSFYTNTVDCVMVKTMKISARNQIAGTVKSIKKGPVSTEVVINIGGGHEMVSSITTHSAESLKLKEGSKVYAVVKASEVMVAVD from the coding sequence ATGGTAAAAGGAAAACCAAAGCTATCCTTTTATACCAACACGGTAGATTGTGTCATGGTGAAAACCATGAAGATCAGTGCACGAAACCAGATTGCGGGCACCGTCAAGTCCATCAAGAAGGGCCCGGTAAGTACGGAAGTCGTCATCAATATTGGCGGCGGCCACGAGATGGTCTCCTCGATCACCACCCACTCGGCAGAGTCCCTGAAGCTGAAAGAGGGCTCCAAGGTCTACGCAGTTGTCAAGGCCTCCGAAGTGATGGTGGCAGTAGACTAA
- a CDS encoding tetratricopeptide repeat protein has product MIGLEFFQNCRYNRAITACRKALLQDPLNAVAWLIIGDSLYKLSRYTEAINAYDNVLQITPKNENAWFHIANAYYQLGQHKVALENVNKALSINLFFSQAWLTKGRILRDLEYYEEAIWCYDRALEIDPTIKGVKKLDCILRLGSYKKIQISSK; this is encoded by the coding sequence TTGATCGGGCTGGAGTTTTTCCAGAATTGCCGATATAACCGGGCAATCACTGCTTGCAGAAAAGCGCTATTACAAGATCCGTTAAATGCTGTTGCCTGGCTCATTATTGGAGATTCACTCTATAAACTCAGCCGGTACACGGAGGCGATAAACGCCTACGACAATGTACTGCAAATCACCCCGAAAAATGAGAACGCCTGGTTCCATATTGCGAATGCATATTACCAGTTGGGGCAGCACAAAGTCGCCCTTGAGAATGTGAACAAAGCATTATCGATAAATCTCTTTTTTTCCCAGGCATGGCTGACGAAAGGGAGGATTCTCCGGGATCTCGAATACTATGAGGAAGCAATCTGGTGCTATGACAGGGCTCTTGAAATCGACCCGACTATTAAAGGGGTCAAGAAACTTGATTGTATCCTCAGGCTGGGTTCTTATAAAAAAATCCAGATCTCCTCGAAGTAA
- a CDS encoding RIO2 family protein codes for MVLITLNNEQERVLSTIFRLSTGNPTVPVTIGAIHHSFTDMDVSVLVRHLSVLLDLGLIENARPGRERLGNTYRITAAGIAYCSHSGKNEL; via the coding sequence ATGGTGTTGATAACACTGAACAACGAGCAGGAAAGGGTCCTCTCCACTATCTTCCGTCTCAGTACCGGCAACCCCACCGTCCCGGTCACCATCGGCGCAATCCACCATTCCTTCACGGACATGGACGTCAGTGTCCTCGTCCGGCACCTCTCCGTCCTGCTCGATCTCGGCTTGATCGAAAACGCACGCCCGGGCCGCGAGCGGCTGGGGAACACATACCGGATCACTGCAGCAGGGATCGCGTACTGTTCGCATTCAGGTAAAAATGAGTTGTGA